Proteins from a single region of Hydra vulgaris chromosome 12, alternate assembly HydraT2T_AEP:
- the LOC100213507 gene encoding dnaJ homolog subfamily B member 9: MRLDYVILTFTCISIKELFASTKDYYKILGVSRNASERDIKKAFRKLALKYHPDKNKSKDAESIFRDIAEAHEVLSDEKKRKIYDQYGSDGLKEKAGFDGSAFHFDFSDFFKNFGNFGGRKSSNSNKFSFNFGSIFDNNDEDTDIFGNQFHQTHRNSGEDSVFSKSDDSFFGGFGDSMFGSFGSNSMFSESHSFSESRQQGRRCKTTTKKMGNMMMTTTECS, encoded by the exons ATGAGGCTGGATTATGTTATCTTGACTTTTACATGTATATCAATAAAAGAGTTGTTTGCATCAACAAAAGactattataaaatacttgGTGTTTCCAGAAACGCTAGTGAAagagatataaaaaaagcatttagaaAACTTGCCCTTAAATATCACcctgataaaaataaatctaaagaTGCAGAAAGTATATTCAGGGACATTGCTGAAg CTCATGAAGTTCTCTCTgatgagaaaaaaagaaaaatatatgatCAGTATGGTTCAGATGGACTAAAGGAAAAGGCTGGTTTTGATGGATCTGCTTTTCACTTCGATTTCAGtgactttttcaaaaactttggaAATTTTGGAGGAAGGAAAAGCAGTAACtctaataaatttagttttaattttggcAGTATCTTTGACAATAATGATGAGGACACTGATATTTTTGGAAACCAATTTCATCAGACACATAGAAACTCAGGGGAAGATAGTGTTTTTAGTAAATCAGATGATAGCTTTTTTGGAGGATTTGGAGATTCGATGTTTGGCAGTTTTGGTAGTAATTCTATGTTCTCTGAATCACACTCATTTTCAGAGAGCCGGCAACAAG GGCGGCGTTGTAAAACAACTACTAAAAAAATGGGTAATATGATGATGACCACAACAGAGTGTTCTTGA